The Diachasmimorpha longicaudata isolate KC_UGA_2023 chromosome 14, iyDiaLong2, whole genome shotgun sequence genome includes a region encoding these proteins:
- the LOC135168994 gene encoding sialin-like isoform X1: MADFVKRGSVQLVKRSSVQIRQAAKEVRAAVRARHIVAGLVGVGFALCGAVEVSSSVALLANLEDNHAIIDTSWHCDMLVNISSRNRTEDVQIIAFELLPVERIESNMREAFLWGQVAGPILGGTLVWGRSGPSMVFSRAVLSACLASLLVPAAWKGPSHVALRLFQGLCTGATMPAAHMFAMTWFKSNHRSWYFSCYAAVSVGYCLTGWIGTAVVRSFGRDSLCYGLVLIALCWYFTFGHFVKDTPKSYQHDTNAAVIPWGKLLRSVPVWASAVATMGNQWGDATLSLGMTKYLKLIYGFSTANDSVLTTLPHIGHFMAALMCGLLVDHVREAKIVSTTTARKLVVYTAHFIPAALLFVAGYAGCQALGAAWLGIAALLVSGTAPAGALAAIADLAPAESPACAAAACALCSTLGAAGLLAANYFVTQALHGSIAGSWRLVFGVASLVLLITAAVFLALGKGVPQPWIPSVARPRSHDVIYEQDALELDYEDVGVQTEPYDLYDVEDIDSLNEVPRPSLLTSKHSVESAN, translated from the exons ATGGCTGATTTTGTTAAGAGAGGTAGTGTACAGCTCGTCAAGAGGAGCAGTGTACAGATAAGACAGGCAGCCAAGGAAGTCCGAG cgGCTGTGAGAGCCCGCCACATCGTCGCCGGTCTCGTGGGAGTGGGATTCGCTCTCTGCGGTGCCGTGGAAGTGAGTTCGTCGGTTGCTCTGCTGGCGAATCTTGAAGACAATCATGCGATCATCGATACTTCCTGGCATTGCGACATGCTGGTCAACATCAGCAGTCGAAATCGCACGGAGGACGTGCAGATCATCGCCTTTGAG CTCCTGCCAGTCGAGAGGATCGAATCGAACATGCGAGAGGCATTTCTCTGGGGCCAGGTAGCGGGCCCAATTCTGGGGGGCACACTAGTCTGGGGACGTTCCGGGCCCTCGATGGTCTTCTCCAGGGCTGTTCTCAGCGCCTGTCTAGCTTCACTTCTCGTTCCAGCGGCGTGGAAGGGCCCATCACATGTGGCACTTCGATTATTCCAGGGACTGTGCACC GGTGCGACGATGCCAGCTGCCCACATGTTCGCTATGACCTGGTTCAAAAGTAATCATCGGAGTTGGTATTTTAGTTGTTACGCAg CTGTCAGTGTGGGATATTGCCTGACCGGTTGGATAGGCACTGCAGTGGTTCGATCATTCGGAAGGGACTCCCTTTGCTATGGTCTGGTACTCATAGCTCTCTGTTGGTATTTCACCTTTGGCCATTTTGTCAAAGATACACCCAAGTCCTACCAGCATGACACAAAC GCGGCTGTGATACCATGGGGAAAATTGTTGCGTTCAGTACCAGTCTGGGCGTCAGCAGTCGCTACAATGGGTAATCAGTGGGGTGATGCCACTCTCTCACTGGGTATGACCAAGTATCTCAAGCTCATTTACGGTTTCTCAACTGCAAAC GACTCGGTGCTGACTACTCTGCCCCACATTGGACACTTTATGGCTGCTCTCATGTGCGGATTACTGGTTGATCATGTGAGGGAGGCAAAAATAGTCTCCACAACGACTGCGAGGAAATTAGTGGTTTACACTG CGCATTTCATACCGGCGGCTCTTCTATTCGTCGCCGGTTACGCAGGATGTCAGGCGTTGGGTGCGGCCTGGCTGGGAATAGCTGCACTTCTCGTCTCAGGAACAGCTCCAGCTGGGGCCTTAGCCGCAATAGCTGACCTCGCACCCGCTGAATCTCCCGCATGTGCAGCAGCGGCGTGTGCCCTGTGCTCTACACTAGGTGCGGCTGGTCTTCTCGCTGCCAATTATTTCGTCACGCAGGCACTTCACGGATCG ATCGCCGGCTCCTGGCGGCTGGTCTTCGGCGTCGCGTCGCTGGTCCTCCTGATAACCGCCGCTGTCTTCCTCGCCCTCGGCAAGGGCGTCCCCCAGCCCTGGATACCCTCCGTCGCCCGGCCACGCAGTCACGACGTTATTTACGAACAGGACGCCCTTGAACTGGATTACGAAGATGTTGGTGTGCAGACTGAGCCGTACGATCTCTACGACGTGGAGGACATCGACAGTTTGAACGAGGTCCCACGGCCGTCCTTACTCACCTCGAAGCACTCCGTCGAGTCGGCAAACTGA
- the LOC135168994 gene encoding sialin-like isoform X3, producing MLVNISSRNRTEDVQIIAFELLPVERIESNMREAFLWGQVAGPILGGTLVWGRSGPSMVFSRAVLSACLASLLVPAAWKGPSHVALRLFQGLCTGATMPAAHMFAMTWFKSNHRSWYFSCYAAVSVGYCLTGWIGTAVVRSFGRDSLCYGLVLIALCWYFTFGHFVKDTPKSYQHDTNAAVIPWGKLLRSVPVWASAVATMGNQWGDATLSLGMTKYLKLIYGFSTANDSVLTTLPHIGHFMAALMCGLLVDHVREAKIVSTTTARKLVVYTAHFIPAALLFVAGYAGCQALGAAWLGIAALLVSGTAPAGALAAIADLAPAESPACAAAACALCSTLGAAGLLAANYFVTQALHGSIAGSWRLVFGVASLVLLITAAVFLALGKGVPQPWIPSVARPRSHDVIYEQDALELDYEDVGVQTEPYDLYDVEDIDSLNEVPRPSLLTSKHSVESAN from the exons ATGCTGGTCAACATCAGCAGTCGAAATCGCACGGAGGACGTGCAGATCATCGCCTTTGAG CTCCTGCCAGTCGAGAGGATCGAATCGAACATGCGAGAGGCATTTCTCTGGGGCCAGGTAGCGGGCCCAATTCTGGGGGGCACACTAGTCTGGGGACGTTCCGGGCCCTCGATGGTCTTCTCCAGGGCTGTTCTCAGCGCCTGTCTAGCTTCACTTCTCGTTCCAGCGGCGTGGAAGGGCCCATCACATGTGGCACTTCGATTATTCCAGGGACTGTGCACC GGTGCGACGATGCCAGCTGCCCACATGTTCGCTATGACCTGGTTCAAAAGTAATCATCGGAGTTGGTATTTTAGTTGTTACGCAg CTGTCAGTGTGGGATATTGCCTGACCGGTTGGATAGGCACTGCAGTGGTTCGATCATTCGGAAGGGACTCCCTTTGCTATGGTCTGGTACTCATAGCTCTCTGTTGGTATTTCACCTTTGGCCATTTTGTCAAAGATACACCCAAGTCCTACCAGCATGACACAAAC GCGGCTGTGATACCATGGGGAAAATTGTTGCGTTCAGTACCAGTCTGGGCGTCAGCAGTCGCTACAATGGGTAATCAGTGGGGTGATGCCACTCTCTCACTGGGTATGACCAAGTATCTCAAGCTCATTTACGGTTTCTCAACTGCAAAC GACTCGGTGCTGACTACTCTGCCCCACATTGGACACTTTATGGCTGCTCTCATGTGCGGATTACTGGTTGATCATGTGAGGGAGGCAAAAATAGTCTCCACAACGACTGCGAGGAAATTAGTGGTTTACACTG CGCATTTCATACCGGCGGCTCTTCTATTCGTCGCCGGTTACGCAGGATGTCAGGCGTTGGGTGCGGCCTGGCTGGGAATAGCTGCACTTCTCGTCTCAGGAACAGCTCCAGCTGGGGCCTTAGCCGCAATAGCTGACCTCGCACCCGCTGAATCTCCCGCATGTGCAGCAGCGGCGTGTGCCCTGTGCTCTACACTAGGTGCGGCTGGTCTTCTCGCTGCCAATTATTTCGTCACGCAGGCACTTCACGGATCG ATCGCCGGCTCCTGGCGGCTGGTCTTCGGCGTCGCGTCGCTGGTCCTCCTGATAACCGCCGCTGTCTTCCTCGCCCTCGGCAAGGGCGTCCCCCAGCCCTGGATACCCTCCGTCGCCCGGCCACGCAGTCACGACGTTATTTACGAACAGGACGCCCTTGAACTGGATTACGAAGATGTTGGTGTGCAGACTGAGCCGTACGATCTCTACGACGTGGAGGACATCGACAGTTTGAACGAGGTCCCACGGCCGTCCTTACTCACCTCGAAGCACTCCGTCGAGTCGGCAAACTGA
- the LOC135168994 gene encoding sialin-like isoform X2 has protein sequence MAALVRLKRGSVQLRAAAAEVRAAVRARHIVAGLVGVGFALCGAVEVSSSVALLANLEDNHAIIDTSWHCDMLVNISSRNRTEDVQIIAFELLPVERIESNMREAFLWGQVAGPILGGTLVWGRSGPSMVFSRAVLSACLASLLVPAAWKGPSHVALRLFQGLCTGATMPAAHMFAMTWFKSNHRSWYFSCYAAVSVGYCLTGWIGTAVVRSFGRDSLCYGLVLIALCWYFTFGHFVKDTPKSYQHDTNAAVIPWGKLLRSVPVWASAVATMGNQWGDATLSLGMTKYLKLIYGFSTANDSVLTTLPHIGHFMAALMCGLLVDHVREAKIVSTTTARKLVVYTAHFIPAALLFVAGYAGCQALGAAWLGIAALLVSGTAPAGALAAIADLAPAESPACAAAACALCSTLGAAGLLAANYFVTQALHGSIAGSWRLVFGVASLVLLITAAVFLALGKGVPQPWIPSVARPRSHDVIYEQDALELDYEDVGVQTEPYDLYDVEDIDSLNEVPRPSLLTSKHSVESAN, from the exons ATGGCAGCTCTAGTGAGACTCAAACGTGGTAGCGTACAGCTGAGGGCAGCTGCAGCTGAAGTTAGAG cgGCTGTGAGAGCCCGCCACATCGTCGCCGGTCTCGTGGGAGTGGGATTCGCTCTCTGCGGTGCCGTGGAAGTGAGTTCGTCGGTTGCTCTGCTGGCGAATCTTGAAGACAATCATGCGATCATCGATACTTCCTGGCATTGCGACATGCTGGTCAACATCAGCAGTCGAAATCGCACGGAGGACGTGCAGATCATCGCCTTTGAG CTCCTGCCAGTCGAGAGGATCGAATCGAACATGCGAGAGGCATTTCTCTGGGGCCAGGTAGCGGGCCCAATTCTGGGGGGCACACTAGTCTGGGGACGTTCCGGGCCCTCGATGGTCTTCTCCAGGGCTGTTCTCAGCGCCTGTCTAGCTTCACTTCTCGTTCCAGCGGCGTGGAAGGGCCCATCACATGTGGCACTTCGATTATTCCAGGGACTGTGCACC GGTGCGACGATGCCAGCTGCCCACATGTTCGCTATGACCTGGTTCAAAAGTAATCATCGGAGTTGGTATTTTAGTTGTTACGCAg CTGTCAGTGTGGGATATTGCCTGACCGGTTGGATAGGCACTGCAGTGGTTCGATCATTCGGAAGGGACTCCCTTTGCTATGGTCTGGTACTCATAGCTCTCTGTTGGTATTTCACCTTTGGCCATTTTGTCAAAGATACACCCAAGTCCTACCAGCATGACACAAAC GCGGCTGTGATACCATGGGGAAAATTGTTGCGTTCAGTACCAGTCTGGGCGTCAGCAGTCGCTACAATGGGTAATCAGTGGGGTGATGCCACTCTCTCACTGGGTATGACCAAGTATCTCAAGCTCATTTACGGTTTCTCAACTGCAAAC GACTCGGTGCTGACTACTCTGCCCCACATTGGACACTTTATGGCTGCTCTCATGTGCGGATTACTGGTTGATCATGTGAGGGAGGCAAAAATAGTCTCCACAACGACTGCGAGGAAATTAGTGGTTTACACTG CGCATTTCATACCGGCGGCTCTTCTATTCGTCGCCGGTTACGCAGGATGTCAGGCGTTGGGTGCGGCCTGGCTGGGAATAGCTGCACTTCTCGTCTCAGGAACAGCTCCAGCTGGGGCCTTAGCCGCAATAGCTGACCTCGCACCCGCTGAATCTCCCGCATGTGCAGCAGCGGCGTGTGCCCTGTGCTCTACACTAGGTGCGGCTGGTCTTCTCGCTGCCAATTATTTCGTCACGCAGGCACTTCACGGATCG ATCGCCGGCTCCTGGCGGCTGGTCTTCGGCGTCGCGTCGCTGGTCCTCCTGATAACCGCCGCTGTCTTCCTCGCCCTCGGCAAGGGCGTCCCCCAGCCCTGGATACCCTCCGTCGCCCGGCCACGCAGTCACGACGTTATTTACGAACAGGACGCCCTTGAACTGGATTACGAAGATGTTGGTGTGCAGACTGAGCCGTACGATCTCTACGACGTGGAGGACATCGACAGTTTGAACGAGGTCCCACGGCCGTCCTTACTCACCTCGAAGCACTCCGTCGAGTCGGCAAACTGA